The proteins below are encoded in one region of Leptotrichia sp. oral taxon 218:
- the tsaE gene encoding tRNA (adenosine(37)-N6)-threonylcarbamoyltransferase complex ATPase subunit type 1 TsaE has product MKIMNFDEINDLAKNLAKKLENGGCVGLIGDLGAGKTTFTKKICKYFGVTENVKSPTFTYVIEYESGRKKISHFDVYRISDSEEIYEIGFEDFIGDEESVVIVEWADKILSEMPQDTIFIEINHNSENTRKISVYKFENGEKIDCLEKLQK; this is encoded by the coding sequence ATGAAAATAATGAATTTTGATGAAATAAATGATTTGGCAAAAAATTTAGCCAAAAAATTGGAAAATGGCGGATGTGTTGGGCTAATTGGAGATTTAGGAGCGGGGAAGACGACTTTTACTAAAAAAATCTGCAAGTATTTTGGCGTAACTGAAAATGTGAAAAGTCCGACATTTACTTATGTCATTGAATATGAGAGTGGAAGAAAAAAAATTAGCCATTTTGATGTCTACAGAATTAGCGATTCTGAAGAAATTTATGAAATTGGGTTTGAAGATTTTATTGGAGATGAAGAGAGCGTCGTAATTGTTGAATGGGCAGATAAAATTTTATCTGAAATGCCGCAAGATACGATTTTTATTGAAATTAATCATAATTCTGAAAACACAAGAAAAATTTCAGTTTATAAATTTGAAAATGGGGAAAAAATAGATTGTTTGGAAAAATTACAAAAATAA
- the pta gene encoding phosphate acetyltransferase, which yields MPKNLLESLKAKAKILQKTIILPETEDPRVLKVAEKVMSEGLAKIALVGSEEKIKKEAEKLGVNLDGAIFYDPNNCATIDQMSEILRKRREKKGMTFEAAKATMLSDPRFFAAMLVKQGRVDGMVAGSISPTAHVLRAAILVIGPKEGLKTISSSFVMITDSDFGADGTLIFTDAAVIPNPTALQLADIAISAVEKARVTAGIKEPKVAFLSYSTKGSADGESVRKVREAIEILETKNVDFEFDGEMQLDAAIVPEVAKLKAPNSKVAGNANVLVFPDLNAGNIGYKLTQRFSRAKALGPLIQGLARPVHDLSRGCSVEDIVEVVAITAVESDE from the coding sequence ATGCCTAAAAATTTGTTAGAAAGTTTGAAAGCTAAAGCAAAAATATTGCAAAAAACAATTATTTTACCAGAAACGGAAGATCCAAGGGTGTTAAAAGTGGCTGAAAAAGTTATGAGTGAAGGTCTTGCGAAAATTGCACTTGTGGGAAGCGAAGAAAAAATAAAAAAAGAGGCGGAAAAATTGGGGGTAAATTTGGATGGAGCAATTTTTTATGATCCAAATAACTGTGCGACTATTGACCAAATGTCAGAAATTTTGAGAAAGAGAAGAGAAAAAAAAGGTATGACTTTTGAAGCGGCAAAAGCTACAATGTTATCAGATCCTAGATTTTTTGCAGCAATGCTTGTAAAACAAGGAAGAGTTGACGGAATGGTCGCAGGTTCGATTTCTCCGACTGCGCATGTATTAAGAGCAGCAATTTTAGTAATTGGACCAAAAGAAGGGCTTAAAACAATTTCAAGTTCGTTTGTTATGATAACTGACTCGGACTTTGGAGCAGATGGAACGCTTATTTTTACTGATGCGGCAGTTATTCCAAATCCAACTGCGCTGCAACTTGCGGATATAGCGATTTCAGCAGTAGAAAAAGCTAGAGTTACGGCTGGAATTAAAGAACCAAAAGTGGCATTTTTATCTTATTCGACAAAAGGAAGTGCAGATGGTGAATCAGTTAGAAAAGTTAGAGAAGCAATCGAAATTTTAGAAACTAAAAATGTTGACTTTGAATTTGATGGAGAAATGCAGTTAGATGCGGCAATTGTTCCAGAAGTGGCAAAACTTAAAGCGCCAAATTCAAAAGTGGCAGGAAATGCAAATGTATTGGTTTTTCCAGATTTAAATGCAGGAAATATTGGTTATAAATTGACTCAGAGATTTTCTCGTGCAAAAGCATTAGGACCATTAATTCAAGGACTTGCAAGACCTGTTCACGATTTGTCAAGAGGTTGTAGCGTGGAAGATATAGTTGAAGTTGTGGCAATTACAGCTGTTGAATCTGATGAATAA
- the rfaE2 gene encoding D-glycero-beta-D-manno-heptose 1-phosphate adenylyltransferase — MKNNFRENLLSAEKMCEKITELKREGKKVVFTNGVFDILHIGHLTYLEEARSLGDILVVGVNSNSSVKVNKGDKRPINDEKNRAFVLLGTKFVDFTVIFDEKTPEKLLDILKPDIHVKGGDYKKEDLPETKIVEKNGGKVKILSFVDNVSTTDIINKIIKVY, encoded by the coding sequence ATGAAAAATAATTTTAGAGAAAATTTATTGAGTGCAGAAAAAATGTGTGAGAAAATAACTGAATTAAAAAGGGAAGGGAAAAAAGTTGTTTTTACAAATGGAGTATTTGATATTTTGCACATAGGTCATTTGACTTATTTGGAGGAAGCTAGAAGTCTTGGAGATATTTTGGTTGTCGGTGTCAACAGTAATTCTTCTGTTAAAGTCAACAAAGGCGATAAAAGACCAATTAACGATGAAAAAAATAGGGCGTTTGTACTTTTGGGGACGAAGTTTGTGGATTTTACAGTTATTTTTGATGAGAAGACGCCGGAAAAACTTCTGGATATTTTAAAACCTGACATTCATGTGAAAGGTGGAGATTATAAGAAAGAAGATTTACCAGAAACAAAAATTGTGGAAAAAAATGGTGGAAAAGTTAAAATTTTATCTTTTGTTGACAATGTTTCCACAACAGATATAATTAATAAAATAATTAAAGTTTATTAA
- a CDS encoding ATP-binding protein: MKLTINNIGKLKNAEVVIDGITVITGENDTGKSTVGKVLWSVFNGFYEIDEKVYNEKVSELKKIIDEIIKENVYKNLSTDYNSFFEIFNSTGEKIAIEFLKENKNYSEDEIKIIINNYKKDLKIENISKFVQEINETLKISDKEIIKVIVSRVMNKEFHNQINAVFSKEKMNIGEINLKIKDKEIDLKIENNEISDVQNYFLINKETMYIDNPFILDSYDFEDENHQTHLATNVFSENENSVISEIKVKKKLNNIYQKLNSVLSGEILENKNSKFVYRKNGEDIDLKNLSTGLKTFAIIKMLLQNGTLEENGTIILDEPEIHLHPEWQLKFAELIVLLQREFGMHILLTTHSPYFLNAIEVFSERHKIDDKCKYYVAENEGNSSIIKDVTGNTREIYRKLARPIQDLENIRYSSDLDE, translated from the coding sequence ATGAAACTAACAATAAACAATATCGGGAAATTAAAAAATGCTGAAGTTGTAATTGATGGAATAACGGTTATCACTGGTGAAAATGATACTGGGAAAAGTACAGTTGGGAAAGTTTTGTGGAGTGTTTTTAATGGATTTTATGAAATTGATGAGAAAGTTTATAATGAAAAAGTTTCTGAGTTAAAAAAAATTATAGATGAAATCATAAAAGAAAATGTTTATAAAAATCTTTCAACGGATTATAATTCTTTTTTTGAAATTTTTAACAGTACGGGGGAAAAAATTGCTATAGAATTTTTGAAGGAAAATAAAAATTATTCAGAAGATGAGATAAAAATTATAATTAATAATTATAAAAAAGATTTAAAAATTGAAAATATTTCAAAATTTGTTCAAGAAATAAATGAAACTTTAAAAATTTCAGACAAAGAAATCATAAAAGTTATTGTTTCACGAGTTATGAATAAGGAATTTCATAATCAAATTAACGCCGTTTTTTCTAAAGAAAAAATGAATATCGGAGAAATAAATCTTAAAATAAAAGATAAAGAAATAGATTTAAAAATTGAAAATAATGAAATTTCAGATGTTCAAAATTATTTTTTAATAAATAAAGAAACGATGTATATTGACAATCCATTTATTTTGGATAGTTATGATTTCGAGGATGAGAATCACCAGACACATTTAGCAACCAATGTTTTTTCAGAAAACGAAAATAGTGTTATTTCTGAAATAAAAGTGAAGAAAAAATTGAATAATATTTACCAAAAATTAAACAGTGTTTTGAGTGGAGAAATTTTGGAAAATAAAAATTCTAAATTTGTTTACAGAAAAAATGGTGAAGATATTGACTTAAAAAATTTATCTACAGGGCTTAAAACTTTTGCAATTATAAAAATGTTATTGCAAAATGGAACGTTGGAAGAAAATGGGACAATAATTCTTGATGAACCAGAAATTCATTTACATCCAGAATGGCAACTAAAATTTGCTGAATTGATAGTTTTATTGCAAAGAGAGTTTGGAATGCATATTTTATTGACAACACATAGTCCGTATTTTTTAAATGCAATTGAAGTTTTTTCGGAACGACATAAAATTGATGATAAATGTAAATATTATGTGGCTGAAAATGAAGGAAATAGCAGTATTATAAAAGATGTAACAGGAAATACAAGAGAAATTTATAGAAAATTAGCAAGACCGATTCAGGATTTAGAAAATATTAGATATAGCAGTGATTTAGATGAGTAA
- a CDS encoding MarR family transcriptional regulator — translation MYENFSKHIGKLVCRHGSKPCNKETELLGTLKASITTT, via the coding sequence TTGTACGAAAATTTTAGTAAGCATATAGGGAAACTTGTATGTAGACACGGATCAAAACCGTGCAACAAAGAAACTGAATTGCTGGGAACTCTTAAAGCTAGTATAACCACAACATAA
- the glyQ gene encoding glycine--tRNA ligase subunit alpha: MTFQEIILTLQKFWGDKGCVIGNPYDVETGAGTFNPDTFLMSLGPEPWNIAYVEPSRRPKDGRYGENPNRVYQHHQFQVIMKPSPENIQELYLESLVALGIDPKEHDIRFVEDNWESPTLGAWGLGWEVWLDGMEVTQFTYFQQVGGLEVEIVPSELTYGLERIALYLQNKDDVKDLEWTKGVKYGERRFQFEYEMSKYSFEVADVPMHFQLFDMYEKEALNCLNHNLVLPAYDYVLKCSHTFNNLDARGAISTTERMSYILRVRDLAKKCAEQFVAARKELGYPLLKK; encoded by the coding sequence ATGACTTTTCAGGAAATTATATTAACTCTTCAAAAATTTTGGGGAGATAAAGGTTGTGTAATTGGGAATCCTTATGATGTGGAAACTGGAGCGGGGACTTTTAACCCTGATACGTTTTTGATGTCATTAGGACCAGAACCTTGGAATATTGCGTATGTTGAGCCATCTAGAAGACCAAAAGATGGAAGATATGGAGAAAATCCAAACAGAGTTTATCAACATCACCAATTTCAAGTAATAATGAAACCATCGCCAGAAAATATACAAGAATTATATTTAGAAAGTTTGGTTGCACTAGGAATTGATCCGAAAGAGCATGATATAAGATTTGTAGAGGATAACTGGGAAAGTCCTACATTAGGAGCTTGGGGACTTGGATGGGAAGTATGGTTAGATGGAATGGAAGTAACTCAATTTACTTATTTCCAACAAGTTGGAGGATTAGAAGTTGAAATTGTTCCATCAGAATTAACTTACGGACTTGAAAGAATCGCACTTTATTTACAAAATAAAGATGATGTAAAAGATTTAGAGTGGACAAAAGGTGTAAAATACGGAGAAAGAAGATTCCAATTCGAGTACGAAATGTCGAAATACAGCTTTGAAGTAGCCGATGTGCCAATGCACTTCCAATTATTCGATATGTATGAAAAAGAAGCATTAAATTGCTTGAATCATAACTTGGTATTACCAGCTTACGACTATGTGCTAAAATGTTCACACACATTTAACAATCTTGACGCAAGAGGTGCAATTAGTACAACAGAAAGAATGTCTTATATCTTAAGAGTAAGAGATTTAGCTAAAAAATGTGCCGAACAATTTGTGGCAGCAAGAAAAGAATTGGGATATCCATTGTTGAAAAAATAA
- a CDS encoding acetate/propionate family kinase has protein sequence MKILVINSGSSSLKFELIDMTNEKSIAKGLCERIGIANPMISYKNLIKDIKITEQPEPMDDHKMAIDAVLKLLQDDSMGVIKSVDEIDAIGHRVVQGGAYFKDSALVDEKVISLVEELGELAPLHNPAAAMGVRVMMELLPDKKNVVVFDTSFHQTMEPKAYMYAFPYEDYEELKVRKYGAHGTSHRYVSEIAAQMLGKKDSKIIVCHLGNGASITAVKNGKVVDTSMGLTPLAGVMMGTRTGDVDPSAVVYIMEKRGLTPKEMNTRMNKQSGIKGIFGPSSDFRDLAAGVEEGNEKAKLAYEMFCYKIKSYIGAYAAAMNGLDAIAFTGGIGENAFYARRDICRDLTYLGIDLDEEKSSKWLPGNVEITKENSKVKVYKIETAEEIMIARDTYRLTRES, from the coding sequence ATGAAAATATTAGTTATAAATAGTGGAAGCTCGTCGTTAAAGTTTGAATTAATTGATATGACAAATGAAAAATCAATTGCGAAAGGACTGTGCGAGAGGATAGGAATTGCAAATCCGATGATCAGTTACAAAAATTTGATAAAAGATATAAAAATAACTGAACAGCCAGAACCTATGGACGATCATAAAATGGCAATTGACGCTGTATTAAAACTTCTTCAGGACGATAGCATGGGAGTTATTAAAAGTGTTGATGAAATTGATGCGATAGGACACAGAGTTGTGCAAGGAGGAGCTTATTTTAAAGATTCAGCTTTAGTTGATGAAAAAGTTATTTCATTGGTTGAAGAACTTGGGGAACTTGCTCCACTTCATAATCCAGCTGCGGCAATGGGTGTGAGAGTTATGATGGAATTACTTCCTGATAAAAAAAATGTTGTTGTATTTGACACTTCGTTTCATCAGACAATGGAGCCAAAAGCATATATGTACGCTTTTCCATATGAAGACTATGAAGAGTTAAAAGTTAGAAAATATGGTGCACATGGGACTTCACATAGATATGTGAGTGAAATTGCAGCTCAAATGCTTGGGAAAAAAGATTCTAAAATAATAGTTTGCCATCTTGGAAATGGAGCTAGTATAACAGCTGTAAAAAATGGAAAAGTTGTAGATACTTCGATGGGTCTAACTCCACTTGCTGGAGTTATGATGGGAACTAGAACTGGAGATGTGGATCCATCGGCAGTTGTTTACATTATGGAAAAAAGAGGTTTGACTCCAAAAGAAATGAATACGAGAATGAACAAACAGTCTGGAATTAAAGGAATTTTTGGACCTAGCTCAGATTTTAGGGACTTGGCAGCTGGAGTTGAAGAAGGAAATGAAAAAGCAAAATTGGCATATGAAATGTTTTGTTACAAAATAAAATCTTATATTGGAGCTTATGCCGCTGCAATGAATGGACTTGATGCAATAGCATTTACAGGTGGAATTGGAGAAAATGCTTTTTATGCGAGAAGAGATATTTGTAGGGATTTGACATATTTAGGAATTGATTTGGATGAGGAAAAATCAAGTAAATGGTTACCAGGAAATGTAGAAATTACTAAAGAAAATTCTAAAGTAAAAGTTTATAAAATTGAAACAGCAGAAGAAATAATGATAGCAAGAGATACTTATAGACTTACAAGAGAAAGTTAG
- a CDS encoding OmpA family protein gives MKKLVILGTALLALNAVASEFQVKGGYDFYRKYKSGADYWKNPDFKVKNGATAGAEYIVDNQGEFEWGLGAEYKFANNSGKLKPKKDQWNGTYAKAKKIGRDVPVYALGKFNLITTNNGNDALYVLGRAGYNFAKESKEARKQAGLDIKGGLYTAAGIGTEFGPVSLEALYERSSFKVSDKTPNADVTKYRDHLDTVGVRVGYRIGQLKNDRSPKVITQTVEVPVPTPVPVPDKTIDTGRNAALPFSCSVDEKKCVIRGFKVDGRVPNETEQNDLRSIAGVINQFADGGSIDFVGHTDSTGSAAYNQKLSVARAQNVARLLREYGLKNTISYGTITGQGEANPMDTNDTEQGRYNNRRVELFFQNVDFQNVKFINQ, from the coding sequence ATGAAAAAATTAGTTATTTTGGGAACAGCTTTATTAGCTTTGAATGCTGTAGCGTCTGAATTCCAAGTAAAAGGTGGATATGATTTCTACAGAAAATATAAATCAGGAGCAGATTATTGGAAAAATCCTGATTTTAAAGTAAAAAATGGTGCAACTGCTGGTGCTGAATACATCGTAGACAACCAAGGTGAATTTGAATGGGGATTAGGAGCAGAATATAAATTTGCTAATAACTCAGGAAAATTAAAACCTAAAAAAGACCAATGGAATGGTACTTATGCAAAAGCTAAAAAAATTGGTAGAGATGTACCAGTTTATGCTTTAGGTAAATTTAACTTAATTACAACTAACAATGGAAATGATGCTTTATATGTATTAGGTAGAGCAGGATACAATTTCGCTAAAGAATCAAAAGAAGCAAGAAAACAAGCAGGATTGGATATTAAAGGTGGATTATATACTGCAGCAGGAATTGGTACTGAATTTGGACCAGTTTCATTAGAAGCATTATATGAAAGATCTAGTTTTAAAGTATCTGACAAAACTCCAAATGCTGATGTAACTAAATACAGAGATCATTTAGATACAGTTGGAGTAAGAGTAGGTTATAGAATCGGTCAATTGAAAAATGACAGATCACCTAAAGTTATAACTCAAACAGTTGAAGTACCTGTACCAACTCCAGTTCCAGTACCTGATAAAACAATCGACACTGGTAGAAATGCTGCATTACCATTTAGCTGCTCAGTTGATGAGAAAAAATGTGTAATCAGAGGATTTAAAGTTGACGGAAGAGTACCTAACGAAACTGAACAAAACGACTTAAGAAGTATCGCAGGTGTAATTAACCAATTCGCTGACGGTGGATCAATTGATTTCGTTGGACATACAGATTCAACTGGATCAGCTGCTTACAACCAAAAATTATCAGTTGCAAGAGCACAAAATGTAGCAAGATTATTAAGAGAATATGGACTTAAAAATACAATTTCTTACGGAACAATCACTGGACAAGGTGAAGCTAATCCAATGGATACTAACGATACAGAACAAGGAAGATACAATAACAGAAGAGTTGAATTATTCTTCCAAAATGTTGACTTCCAAAATGTAAAATTCATTAACCAATAA
- the tsaB gene encoding tRNA (adenosine(37)-N6)-threonylcarbamoyltransferase complex dimerization subunit type 1 TsaB codes for MITFAITTTTKLAGLALYEDDKVLGKIHIEVAKSHSTTILEQIECLLKWTGKKLTDIKNVVVSIGPGSFTGVRIAISVVKGIFFGRDDVTFYEVNELDALGYQAFFDICATCSNFLDKKIYALIDSRKEKVYFAAYKVFENKLELVEDYKVAKLDDVILEIKNQKFEKNEKNKEIEKEDKNKDKESREIKKNKEKNKNSEIYMIGDAVFNYREKIEENLGQSIHLFEEKNLKIDVATFVQMMISGKLEDKKTDIFNLRPNYLEKSQAERDKK; via the coding sequence ATGATAACTTTTGCAATAACTACGACTACTAAATTAGCTGGTCTTGCACTTTATGAAGATGACAAAGTTCTGGGAAAAATTCATATTGAAGTTGCAAAATCACATTCTACAACAATCTTGGAGCAAATTGAGTGTCTTTTGAAGTGGACTGGAAAAAAGCTAACTGATATAAAAAATGTGGTTGTGTCGATTGGACCTGGTTCTTTTACAGGTGTGAGAATAGCAATTTCTGTCGTAAAAGGGATTTTTTTTGGAAGAGATGATGTGACTTTTTATGAAGTTAATGAACTTGATGCGCTGGGATATCAGGCATTTTTTGATATTTGTGCAACTTGCAGCAATTTTTTGGATAAAAAAATTTATGCATTGATAGATTCGAGAAAAGAAAAAGTTTATTTTGCGGCTTATAAAGTTTTTGAAAATAAACTTGAGTTAGTGGAAGATTATAAAGTTGCTAAATTGGATGATGTAATCTTGGAAATTAAAAATCAAAAATTTGAAAAAAATGAAAAAAATAAAGAAATTGAAAAAGAAGATAAAAATAAAGATAAAGAAAGTAGAGAAATTAAAAAAAATAAAGAAAAAAATAAAAATAGTGAAATTTATATGATTGGAGATGCAGTTTTTAATTATAGAGAAAAGATAGAAGAAAATTTGGGACAAAGTATTCATTTATTTGAAGAAAAAAATTTGAAAATTGATGTGGCAACTTTTGTTCAAATGATGATTTCTGGAAAACTTGAAGACAAAAAAACTGATATTTTTAATTTAAGACCAAATTATTTGGAAAAATCACAGGCGGAAAGGGATAAGAAATAA
- the glyS gene encoding glycine--tRNA ligase subunit beta — MNFLFEIGLEELPSRYVDEAESNLKKIAEKELKEERIAFSEIESFSTPRRVAIIVKDIAEKQADLDKKSVGPSVEIAYKDGALTKAGEGFIKSQGATPDDVKIIENEKGKYISIEKFIAGKPTKEVLPEILSNVIKKIEFEKSMKWSDRTFRFARPIKWFVTLLGTEVLPFEFEGLKGGNKTRGMRYFAPQDVEISNPDEYVSKLRENSVIARKADRKAEILKSIKENCENDGDVAIINNYLLEEVVNLVEYPFAIKGEFNPDYLDLPEDIITITMETHQRYFPVKDANGRLTNKFIVIRNAPEYSEVVKKGNEKVIEPRLADAKFFFDEDLKGKFADNVEKLKEVTFQKDMGTIYEKMQRSKKIAEYLADELGYGAKKKNILRTVELSKADLVSNVIAEKEFTKLQGFMGSVYAEKQGEDREVALGIFEHYLPRYQNDILPTTIEGALAGIADKIDTVVGCYSVGLKPTSSKDPYALRRAVQGIIQVALDSKLELNYEKLVEKAYEIFAADKKVLDKNVVENVVELFKQRLSNVLGEKYSKDLISYEINLENNIVKLNDRLSVLLELSKTENFETLINLLKRVKNIVKDTKGETEISENLFEKDEEKAIFELGNELEFLENEEFANYIQVLLNNANVINNYFDNVIINASDKKIKNNRIATLKKLEKSIDKMINI, encoded by the coding sequence TTGAATTTTCTTTTTGAAATAGGATTAGAAGAATTGCCTTCGAGATATGTAGACGAGGCTGAAAGTAATTTGAAAAAAATTGCGGAAAAAGAGTTAAAAGAAGAAAGAATTGCGTTTTCAGAAATAGAGTCTTTTAGTACGCCTAGAAGAGTGGCGATTATTGTTAAAGATATTGCTGAAAAACAAGCAGATTTGGATAAAAAAAGTGTTGGACCTTCAGTGGAAATCGCTTATAAAGACGGAGCGTTGACAAAAGCTGGAGAAGGATTTATAAAATCACAAGGAGCGACACCTGATGATGTAAAAATTATCGAAAATGAAAAAGGGAAATATATTTCAATTGAAAAATTTATTGCTGGAAAACCTACAAAAGAAGTGTTGCCAGAAATATTGTCGAATGTTATTAAAAAAATCGAGTTTGAAAAATCAATGAAATGGTCAGATAGAACATTTAGATTTGCAAGACCGATAAAATGGTTTGTGACTTTGCTTGGAACAGAAGTATTGCCTTTTGAGTTTGAAGGATTAAAAGGTGGAAACAAAACTCGTGGAATGAGATATTTTGCACCACAAGATGTTGAAATTTCAAATCCTGACGAATATGTTTCAAAATTGAGAGAAAATAGTGTAATTGCTAGAAAAGCTGATAGAAAAGCAGAAATTTTAAAAAGTATAAAAGAAAATTGTGAAAATGATGGTGATGTTGCAATTATCAATAATTATTTATTGGAAGAAGTTGTGAATTTGGTGGAATATCCTTTTGCGATAAAAGGTGAGTTTAATCCTGATTATTTGGACCTTCCAGAAGATATTATTACGATAACTATGGAAACACACCAAAGATATTTTCCAGTGAAAGATGCAAATGGAAGATTGACAAATAAATTTATTGTAATTAGAAATGCACCTGAATATTCGGAAGTTGTGAAAAAAGGTAATGAAAAAGTTATCGAGCCAAGACTTGCTGATGCAAAATTCTTCTTTGACGAAGATTTAAAAGGTAAATTTGCCGATAATGTGGAAAAATTAAAAGAAGTTACATTCCAAAAAGATATGGGAACAATCTACGAAAAAATGCAAAGAAGTAAAAAAATCGCTGAATATTTGGCAGATGAATTGGGATATGGAGCGAAAAAGAAAAATATCTTAAGAACAGTGGAACTTTCAAAAGCAGACTTGGTTTCGAATGTAATTGCAGAAAAAGAATTTACAAAATTACAAGGATTTATGGGATCAGTTTATGCTGAAAAACAAGGTGAAGATAGAGAAGTGGCACTTGGAATTTTTGAACATTATTTGCCAAGATACCAAAACGATATTTTGCCGACAACTATTGAAGGAGCATTAGCTGGAATTGCTGATAAAATCGACACTGTAGTAGGTTGTTATTCAGTAGGTTTAAAACCAACAAGTTCAAAAGATCCTTATGCGTTGAGAAGAGCAGTTCAAGGAATCATTCAAGTAGCATTGGATTCTAAATTAGAGTTAAATTACGAAAAATTAGTCGAAAAGGCTTACGAAATTTTTGCAGCTGACAAAAAAGTGTTGGATAAAAATGTTGTGGAAAATGTGGTAGAATTGTTTAAACAAAGATTATCAAATGTTTTAGGTGAAAAATACAGCAAGGACTTGATTTCATATGAAATTAATCTTGAAAACAATATCGTAAAATTAAATGACAGATTGTCAGTGTTGTTGGAATTATCGAAAACAGAAAATTTCGAAACATTAATTAACTTATTAAAAAGAGTAAAAAATATAGTTAAAGATACCAAAGGTGAAACTGAAATTTCAGAAAACTTATTTGAAAAAGACGAGGAAAAAGCAATATTTGAATTAGGAAATGAATTGGAATTTCTTGAAAATGAAGAATTTGCAAATTACATTCAAGTTTTATTGAATAATGCAAATGTAATTAATAACTATTTCGATAATGTTATAATTAACGCCAGCGATAAAAAAATTAAAAATAATAGAATTGCTACATTGAAAAAATTGGAAAAATCAATTGACAAGATGATAAATATATAA
- the ftsY gene encoding signal recognition particle-docking protein FtsY has translation MALKNFFKFGKKKKKEEEIEETKETEKTEKIEKNIENEENKENKEDKEEKTKKGNEISEKNKKLKNEKKSEENKNEKGKEEKEAKEKKEEKIEKTKKKPKLKPLKDRLATPKKGFFSKLKEMFLGKTIDDELYEELEELLIQSDIGMDMTMEIVADLEKQVAKKRLKASQDVYEELKELLKDKLVYNTEENTKLDIQDGKLNIILVVGVNGVGKTTSIGKIAKKLKDEGKKVIIGAGDTFRAAAIEQIEEWGKRTGVEVVKQSHGSDPAAVIFDTVKTAKNRNFDVAILDTAGRLHNKRDLMKELEKINKIIKEQSGNDKFETLLVIDSTTGQNGLEQAKIFNEIVDLTGIILTKFDGTAKGGIIFPITNELKKPIKFIGVGEGIEDLRKFDSKEFVEAIFSD, from the coding sequence ATGGCTTTAAAAAATTTTTTTAAATTTGGAAAAAAGAAGAAAAAAGAAGAGGAGATTGAAGAAACTAAAGAAACTGAAAAAACTGAAAAAATTGAAAAAAATATAGAAAACGAAGAAAATAAAGAAAATAAAGAAGATAAAGAAGAAAAAACAAAAAAAGGCAATGAAATTTCTGAAAAAAATAAAAAATTAAAAAATGAAAAAAAATCAGAAGAAAACAAAAATGAAAAAGGAAAAGAAGAAAAAGAAGCAAAAGAAAAAAAAGAAGAAAAAATTGAAAAAACTAAGAAAAAACCAAAGTTAAAACCACTAAAAGATAGACTTGCAACACCTAAAAAAGGATTTTTCTCAAAATTAAAAGAGATGTTTTTGGGAAAAACAATTGACGATGAACTTTATGAAGAGTTGGAAGAACTGCTTATTCAATCTGATATTGGAATGGATATGACGATGGAAATTGTAGCAGATTTGGAAAAACAAGTTGCCAAAAAGAGATTGAAAGCGTCGCAGGATGTCTATGAAGAATTGAAAGAATTGCTAAAAGATAAACTAGTTTACAACACTGAAGAAAATACAAAACTTGATATTCAAGATGGAAAACTTAATATTATTTTGGTAGTTGGAGTAAATGGAGTTGGAAAGACGACTTCGATTGGAAAAATTGCGAAAAAGTTAAAGGATGAAGGGAAAAAGGTTATAATTGGAGCTGGAGATACATTTAGAGCGGCTGCAATTGAGCAGATTGAAGAATGGGGAAAAAGAACTGGCGTTGAAGTTGTGAAACAATCTCATGGAAGTGATCCTGCGGCTGTCATATTTGATACGGTAAAAACCGCTAAAAATCGAAATTTTGATGTGGCGATACTGGATACAGCGGGAAGACTTCATAATAAAAGAGATTTGATGAAAGAGCTGGAAAAAATTAATAAAATTATAAAAGAACAATCGGGAAATGATAAATTTGAAACACTTCTTGTAATTGACAGCACGACTGGGCAAAATGGACTTGAACAAGCTAAAATCTTTAATGAAATTGTGGATTTAACAGGTATTATTTTGACTAAGTTTGACGGAACTGCAAAAGGAGGAATTATTTTTCCGATAACTAATGAACTAAAAAAGCCAATTAAATTTATTGGAGTTGGGGAAGGAATTGAAGATCTTAGAAAATTTGATTCTAAAGAGTTTGTAGAAGCGATTTTTTCTGATTAG